The genomic stretch TTTGGCGCCGCCGGCCAGGTCGGTCGCCCAATTGCCCGGATCCATGTATCCGACCGCCACCATTAATCCTGGTCCCGCAAAGGCCAGCATCTTTCGCCATACTCCGGCCGTTGCAGGTACAGCAACCGAAGCATACACTTCAGATAAGGTGAAGAGGGTGACCTCACGGCGCCATGGTTTGCTCATACCCCTGCTCCCTGGCATTTGGCGCAAATCCCGTAAAAATGCATTTCATGTCCCAGCACTTTGAACCCCTCTTTCTCTAAAATAGGATGATAACGGCTGTCTTCGCCCAGGTCCGGAAATTCAATGACCCCGTGACAGCGCACGCAGCGGGCATGATGATGCGGTTTTTCATCATAAATGTGCTCAAAATGCTGATGCTTTTCCCCAAAGGCCGTTTCGCGGACGACGCCGGCCTCCAGCATTTCCCTTAAAGAACGGTACACGGTGGCCCTGGAAATTTTCGGCTTGTGCCGGACGCAGAATTTTGCGATCTCTTCGGTGGTAAAATGGCCATGGGCGTTCATGACCTCTTTAAAGACCCCTGACCGCCCGCGGCTGACCTTTAAACCCGCGCGAGAAAGGTATTTCTCAAACTTGCAGTGCTCCCGGGCAATGGATGTTGTTTCCATATGAGATACTGTATCGTCCAAAAAATAAAAATCAAGTTCTTTTTTT from Candidatus Omnitrophota bacterium encodes the following:
- a CDS encoding transcriptional repressor yields the protein METTSIAREHCKFEKYLSRAGLKVSRGRSGVFKEVMNAHGHFTTEEIAKFCVRHKPKISRATVYRSLREMLEAGVVRETAFGEKHQHFEHIYDEKPHHHARCVRCHGVIEFPDLGEDSRYHPILEKEGFKVLGHEMHFYGICAKCQGAGV